The proteins below are encoded in one region of Aquisphaera giovannonii:
- a CDS encoding sigma-70 family RNA polymerase sigma factor, producing the protein MSTGMAGGLEAIFAAGTLAGATDRELLERFAGKRDGEAERAFAALVARHGPMVHSVCRALLRNGHDAEEAFQATFLVLATKAGSLRTPDLLGPWLHGVAHRTARRLREKDSRRRRHEAEASMSAIQEDRSDRPAMGRDEIEALHEELDRLPEPYRVALILCDLQGLTHEEAGRRLNRATGTISARVSRAREKLRGRLARRGLALSAGAIASATSMSNASAMPPALALSTIDLAMHVTCDLAAGTVSESVLALSREISRRMLMTKMTLASAAILALGASAAGVSALARPTPPPTAAPKAEAPTPAQPKGTPGDEPPSEADLIVRGGAALKRIASAIHAYAEAHDMAFPPQAIDGADGKPLLSWRVAILPYLGAEGKALHAQFKLDEPWDGPHNKPLLEMMPAIFAPPGAGPSEKGLTCYQVLIGEEALFTRGKAVRFSDVYDGTVNTFMVVEAKSLVPWTKPEDLPYTRGKTPGLGGRFKAGFLAVTADGAIHLIRGTIPQQMMDALITRSSGEVVDITKAGEGVQIP; encoded by the coding sequence ATGAGCACCGGGATGGCGGGCGGCCTGGAGGCGATCTTCGCCGCGGGGACGCTGGCGGGAGCGACCGATCGGGAGCTGCTGGAACGGTTCGCCGGCAAGCGGGACGGGGAGGCGGAGCGGGCATTCGCCGCGCTCGTGGCCAGGCACGGGCCGATGGTCCATTCGGTCTGTCGGGCGTTGCTCCGCAACGGCCACGACGCGGAGGAGGCCTTCCAGGCCACGTTCCTGGTGCTGGCGACCAAGGCGGGGTCGCTCCGCACTCCCGACCTGCTCGGCCCGTGGCTCCACGGCGTCGCCCATCGCACGGCGAGGAGGCTGAGGGAGAAGGATTCGCGGAGGAGGCGGCACGAGGCGGAGGCGAGCATGTCCGCGATCCAGGAGGACCGGAGCGATCGCCCGGCGATGGGCCGCGACGAGATCGAGGCGCTCCACGAGGAGCTCGACAGGCTCCCCGAACCGTACCGGGTCGCGCTGATCCTCTGCGACCTCCAGGGCCTCACGCACGAGGAGGCCGGTCGGCGGCTGAACCGCGCGACGGGCACGATCAGCGCCCGCGTTTCGAGGGCCAGGGAGAAGCTCCGGGGCCGTCTAGCCCGCAGGGGCCTGGCGCTCTCGGCCGGGGCCATCGCCTCGGCGACGAGCATGAGCAACGCCTCGGCCATGCCGCCGGCGCTCGCCCTGTCCACGATCGATCTCGCGATGCACGTCACCTGCGACCTGGCGGCCGGGACAGTCTCGGAGTCGGTGCTCGCCCTATCCCGAGAGATCTCCAGGAGGATGCTCATGACGAAGATGACCCTCGCGTCGGCCGCGATCCTGGCCCTCGGGGCCTCGGCCGCGGGAGTCTCCGCGCTGGCGAGGCCTACCCCACCGCCGACTGCCGCGCCGAAGGCGGAGGCCCCAACGCCGGCCCAGCCGAAGGGGACCCCGGGCGATGAGCCTCCCTCGGAGGCCGACCTGATCGTCCGCGGCGGTGCCGCCCTGAAGCGCATCGCCTCCGCGATCCACGCGTATGCCGAGGCCCACGACATGGCGTTCCCCCCCCAGGCCATCGACGGGGCGGACGGCAAGCCGCTGCTGAGCTGGCGCGTGGCCATCCTTCCTTACCTCGGCGCCGAAGGGAAGGCCCTGCACGCGCAATTCAAGCTGGACGAGCCCTGGGACGGCCCCCACAACAAGCCCCTACTGGAGATGATGCCCGCCATATTCGCGCCGCCGGGAGCCGGGCCGTCGGAGAAAGGGCTGACATGTTACCAGGTCTTGATCGGCGAAGAGGCACTCTTCACTCGCGGGAAGGCGGTGAGGTTTTCCGACGTCTATGACGGGACGGTGAATACGTTCATGGTCGTCGAGGCAAAGTCGCTGGTGCCCTGGACGAAGCCCGAGGACCTGCCCTACACCCGGGGCAAGACCCCCGGCCTGGGCGGACGGTTCAAGGCGGGCTTCCTCGCCGTGACCGCGGACGGTGCCATCCACCTCATCAGGGGAACGATTCCCCAGCAGATGATGGACGCGCTCATCACCAGGAGCAGCGGAGAGGTCGTCGACATCACGAAGGCGGGCGAGGGCGTCCAGATCCCCTGA
- a CDS encoding FHA domain-containing protein — MANIKRPGPQNIPPERSGTLIETEEEVRQAILSGLKGQQQAAPVDRPAPAFAPERPAPVAPPPAQQPVSPFRPTSRPPVAILTVCDDGKTDGETIRIRAPKFVIGRTEGDLRISIDSRISSRHVEITLQSMGGVHRWVVTDLQSTHGLFVRVSRTVLNDRSEFLVGGGRYRFESPQPAGEATMDVGAEQGPGDFGRTRGWADEPGPLRPPALTELIGGDVGNRTLLIRPEYWIGTDPSCPICRPDDPFCEPRHARLFRTPSGGWHVEHNRSFNGLWLKMSQIVVDSTIRFQVGEQRFQIRVG; from the coding sequence ATGGCCAATATCAAGCGGCCCGGTCCGCAAAACATCCCGCCGGAACGGTCGGGGACGCTCATCGAGACCGAGGAGGAGGTGCGCCAGGCGATCCTCTCCGGGCTGAAGGGGCAGCAGCAGGCCGCCCCCGTGGATCGTCCCGCGCCGGCGTTCGCTCCGGAACGTCCCGCGCCGGTCGCGCCGCCGCCCGCTCAGCAGCCCGTCAGCCCCTTCCGCCCAACCAGCCGGCCCCCCGTCGCCATCCTGACCGTCTGCGACGACGGCAAGACGGACGGGGAGACGATCCGAATCCGCGCGCCGAAGTTCGTGATCGGCCGGACCGAGGGGGACCTGCGAATCTCGATCGACAGCCGGATCTCCTCGCGTCACGTGGAGATCACGCTCCAGTCGATGGGAGGCGTCCATCGCTGGGTCGTCACCGACCTCCAGAGCACGCATGGCCTGTTCGTCCGCGTCAGCCGGACGGTGCTCAACGACCGGTCCGAGTTCCTCGTCGGCGGCGGCCGGTATCGATTCGAATCGCCACAGCCGGCCGGCGAGGCGACGATGGACGTGGGAGCCGAGCAGGGCCCCGGCGATTTCGGCCGCACGCGGGGCTGGGCCGACGAGCCCGGCCCGCTCCGGCCCCCGGCGCTCACCGAGCTGATCGGGGGCGACGTCGGCAACCGGACGCTCCTGATCCGGCCCGAGTACTGGATCGGCACCGACCCCTCCTGTCCGATTTGCCGGCCCGACGACCCCTTCTGCGAGCCTCGCCACGCCCGGCTGTTCCGCACACCGAGCGGAGGCTGGCACGTCGAACACAACCGGTCCTTCAACGGGCTCTGGCTGAAGATGTCCCAGATCGTGGTCGATTCCACGATCCGCTTCCAGGTCGGAGAGCAGCGGTTCCAGATCAGGGTCGGCTGA
- a CDS encoding GNAT family N-acetyltransferase, which yields MTRPAWTLHRLREVEASHVDGLADLLIDCVEGGASVSFMQPLTRERAAAFWRRVATAVSTGERILLVAEDSAGICGTVQVILDMPENQPHRAEVAKMLVHRRSSRQGLGAVLMRAAEEEAREANRTLLVLDAVTGGDGARLYERLGWLLVGDIPGFALMPDGRPCSTTYYYRDLTNSSPLHGDGEGDGRSPTT from the coding sequence ATGACGCGCCCCGCCTGGACCCTGCATCGCCTCAGAGAGGTGGAGGCATCCCACGTGGACGGGCTCGCCGACCTGCTCATCGACTGCGTCGAGGGCGGTGCCTCGGTGAGCTTCATGCAGCCGCTGACTCGGGAACGCGCCGCGGCGTTCTGGAGACGCGTGGCGACGGCGGTCTCGACGGGCGAGCGGATCCTGCTCGTCGCCGAGGACTCGGCCGGCATTTGCGGGACGGTCCAAGTGATCCTGGACATGCCGGAGAACCAACCTCATCGCGCCGAGGTCGCCAAGATGCTCGTGCATCGCCGCTCGAGCCGCCAGGGGCTCGGGGCCGTGCTCATGCGCGCGGCAGAGGAGGAGGCCCGCGAGGCGAACCGCACGCTCCTGGTCCTGGACGCCGTGACCGGCGGCGATGGGGCCCGGCTCTACGAGCGCCTCGGCTGGCTTCTCGTCGGCGACATCCCCGGGTTCGCCCTCATGCCCGACGGCCGGCCATGCAGCACGACCTACTACTACCGGGACCTGACGAACTCATCCCCGCTTCATGGAGACGGAGAGGGAGATGGGCGGTCACCGACGACGTGA
- a CDS encoding carboxypeptidase regulatory-like domain-containing protein, which translates to MLVGTLIALAAPAWAVLASPKGTAGDDPAMGASRGRGGDPAVPRTLPISGRVLDPDGRPVAGARVILDLSSADATPDGFAEASASATTEADGRFALSVQRERLAEAGTRRAGSPEGPVLAAFAAGYGPAWTDDLNVGTDDGATLTLVRDEVPIEGRIRDLEGRPIAGLNVRSIQLDEAYRGDLSRWLEAIRAEAVGMASYGHFRRALPPALASMITPAKTDAEGRFRLAGIGRERLASLLISGAGVETQVGLVMTRGGPSSSVLFRHFIAAGDTRLKKVPIHAARFELVAAPGRMGEGTVDAADTRRPLPGVTVRAGRWMPGGFPDIWPPIDWPAVYVRATSDEKGHFRLPGLPATGMFDLVAEPAEGQPYMPLSRRRIRSSGTEPLRVEFPLSRGVPIRGRVKDGADGRPIAAVVAYYPKTGLDGSELLSSTPRRTHPVGWFEVVAFPGSGVVTARARGDRYMSSDLVGEERGRADQPFPDALGLPSARDFDAYASIVTPEPPEAASCDLVLTPAPEPVVTVLDPDGRPLAGAVASGVSAADEAREAWWQSVAQSRFRVTGLTGHRIRRIWFHHEARRLAGSLSIRDGDGGPLVVRMRPWGVTSGRLVDREGRPRPGVPLSYRDAQYPDPSLKWQFPKAVTTDGQGVFSFQGLVPEQEYTVMVLGDGTVGPSPRVGDSHTLTPGETRSLGDVREAGR; encoded by the coding sequence ATGCTCGTCGGTACGCTGATTGCCTTGGCGGCCCCGGCCTGGGCGGTCCTGGCGAGCCCAAAGGGGACGGCCGGGGATGATCCCGCGATGGGCGCCTCGCGCGGGCGAGGCGGCGATCCGGCCGTGCCGCGGACGCTCCCCATATCCGGTCGTGTCCTCGACCCGGACGGCCGGCCGGTCGCCGGCGCCAGGGTGATCCTGGACCTTTCCTCCGCGGATGCGACACCCGATGGGTTTGCCGAAGCGTCGGCCTCCGCGACGACCGAGGCGGACGGCCGGTTCGCGCTGTCCGTCCAGCGAGAGCGCCTCGCCGAGGCCGGGACGCGGCGGGCGGGATCTCCCGAAGGGCCCGTGCTCGCGGCGTTCGCCGCCGGGTATGGGCCCGCATGGACCGACGACCTGAATGTCGGGACCGACGACGGAGCCACCCTGACGCTCGTCCGGGATGAGGTCCCGATCGAGGGCCGGATCCGGGACCTCGAGGGACGGCCCATCGCCGGCCTGAACGTGCGGAGCATTCAGCTCGACGAGGCGTACCGAGGCGACCTTTCGCGTTGGCTCGAGGCGATTCGGGCCGAGGCCGTGGGGATGGCCTCGTACGGCCACTTCCGCCGGGCGCTCCCCCCCGCCCTCGCCTCGATGATCACCCCGGCGAAGACCGACGCGGAGGGACGGTTCCGGCTGGCCGGCATCGGGCGGGAGCGGCTCGCATCGCTGCTGATCTCCGGCGCGGGCGTGGAGACGCAGGTCGGGCTCGTCATGACCCGGGGCGGTCCCTCCTCGTCCGTGCTCTTCCGGCATTTCATCGCGGCGGGCGATACCAGGCTCAAGAAAGTCCCCATTCATGCGGCGCGATTCGAGCTGGTGGCGGCACCTGGCCGGATGGGGGAAGGGACCGTCGACGCGGCGGACACGCGACGGCCGCTCCCGGGCGTGACCGTCCGCGCGGGGCGATGGATGCCGGGCGGCTTCCCGGACATCTGGCCGCCAATCGACTGGCCCGCGGTGTACGTCCGGGCCACTTCCGACGAGAAGGGCCATTTCCGACTGCCCGGCCTGCCGGCGACGGGGATGTTCGATCTCGTGGCCGAGCCCGCCGAGGGCCAGCCCTACATGCCGCTTTCCCGACGCCGCATCCGCTCGTCGGGCACGGAGCCGCTGCGAGTCGAGTTTCCCCTATCGCGCGGCGTGCCGATTCGGGGTCGGGTGAAGGATGGGGCGGACGGCAGGCCCATCGCCGCCGTGGTCGCGTATTATCCCAAGACGGGGCTCGACGGGTCGGAACTCCTGTCCTCCACGCCTCGGCGGACACACCCCGTCGGCTGGTTCGAGGTCGTGGCCTTCCCCGGCTCGGGTGTCGTGACGGCCCGGGCTCGGGGTGATCGATACATGTCTTCGGACCTCGTCGGTGAGGAGAGAGGCCGGGCCGATCAACCTTTCCCGGACGCCCTGGGGCTGCCTTCCGCGCGTGACTTCGACGCGTATGCGTCCATCGTCACGCCGGAGCCTCCCGAGGCCGCCTCGTGCGACCTCGTGCTTACGCCCGCGCCAGAGCCGGTCGTCACCGTGCTCGATCCCGACGGCCGCCCGCTGGCCGGGGCGGTGGCGAGCGGCGTCTCCGCCGCGGACGAGGCCCGCGAAGCTTGGTGGCAGTCGGTGGCCCAGTCGAGGTTCCGCGTGACGGGCCTGACCGGTCATCGCATCCGGCGGATCTGGTTCCATCATGAGGCACGTCGGCTTGCCGGCTCGCTGTCGATCCGCGACGGCGACGGCGGGCCGCTCGTGGTCCGCATGCGGCCCTGGGGCGTCACGTCCGGGCGGCTCGTCGATCGCGAAGGACGCCCGCGGCCGGGCGTGCCCCTCTCGTACCGCGATGCCCAGTACCCCGACCCCTCATTGAAATGGCAATTTCCGAAGGCCGTGACGACCGACGGTCAGGGGGTATTCTCATTCCAAGGCCTGGTCCCCGAGCAAGAGTACACCGTCATGGTCCTCGGCGACGGTACGGTGGGGCCGTCGCCGCGAGTGGGAGACTCGCACACCCTGACCCCCGGGGAAACGAGGTCGCTCGGCGACGTTCGCGAGGCCGGGAGATGA
- a CDS encoding RNA polymerase sigma factor produces the protein MTATSVSLLDRLKDARPDASDWGRLHAIYLPMITGWIRRVPGMVADAEDLAQEVFIVVVRELPVFQRRREGSFRCWLRQITVNKVRSHRKRKFRSPHALPDQAEAFLDSLSRPGSELAREWDLDHDRHVFQKLLSIIESDFQATTWEAFRGFAIEGRPASEVAAATGLSVSSVLQAKSRILKRLRDEAGELLA, from the coding sequence GTGACCGCGACCTCCGTCAGCCTGCTGGACCGACTGAAGGATGCCCGGCCGGACGCATCGGACTGGGGCCGGTTGCACGCCATCTACCTGCCGATGATCACGGGGTGGATCCGCCGGGTCCCTGGGATGGTGGCGGACGCGGAGGACCTGGCCCAGGAGGTGTTCATCGTCGTCGTGAGGGAGCTGCCCGTCTTTCAACGCCGTCGCGAAGGGTCATTCCGCTGCTGGCTCAGGCAGATCACCGTCAATAAAGTTCGGAGCCATCGGAAGAGGAAATTCCGGTCGCCTCACGCCCTCCCCGATCAGGCCGAAGCCTTCCTGGACTCGCTCTCCCGGCCCGGCAGCGAGCTCGCCAGGGAGTGGGACCTCGACCACGACAGGCACGTCTTCCAGAAGCTGCTGAGCATCATCGAGTCCGATTTCCAGGCCACCACGTGGGAGGCCTTCCGGGGCTTCGCCATCGAGGGCCGGCCGGCCTCCGAAGTGGCCGCCGCGACCGGCCTGAGCGTAAGCTCCGTCTTGCAAGCCAAGTCACGGATCCTGAAGCGACTGCGGGACGAGGCCGGGGAGCTACTCGCCTGA
- a CDS encoding transposase family protein, protein MADSRRLGLHRAVAQFQELEEPRSEMNRKHPLASVVVIAPIAVQAGASGPTAMAQRAAL, encoded by the coding sequence ATGGCGGACTCGAGGCGGCTCGGACTGCACAGGGCCGTGGCGCAATTCCAGGAGTTGGAGGAACCGAGGTCGGAGATGAACCGCAAGCATCCGCTGGCCTCGGTGGTCGTGATCGCGCCGATCGCGGTGCAGGCCGGCGCGTCGGGCCCGACGGCGATGGCACAGCGGGCGGCCCTCTGA
- a CDS encoding NAD(P)H-binding protein, protein MIPDAETAEKPRILVTGGSGYVGGRLIPRLEAGGTRIRALGRKPEALRDRLGPSAEIVAGDVADRGSLDRALGGIETAYYLVHMMSGTEDFAKEDRRAAENFGGAARSAGVRRIIYLGGLGDDDDPALSPHLRSRHEVGRILRDSGVETVELRASMVVGAGSLSFELMKSLTERLPVMLCPRWLSTDCQPIAIEDLLAYLLAAKDLPPGQSRVVEIGGADVCTYADLIREYARLKGLRRTLISVPVLTPYLSGLWLALVTPTKSEVGRHLIEGLKNPTVVRDRSAPEAFPQIRPIGIREAIRRAIEAGRES, encoded by the coding sequence ATGATTCCGGATGCAGAGACCGCCGAGAAGCCCAGGATCCTCGTGACCGGAGGGAGCGGGTACGTCGGCGGCCGGCTGATCCCTCGCCTCGAGGCGGGTGGCACGCGGATCCGCGCCCTGGGCCGGAAGCCCGAGGCGCTCCGGGATCGGCTCGGGCCCTCCGCCGAAATCGTGGCGGGAGACGTGGCCGATCGCGGCTCGCTCGACCGGGCGCTCGGCGGCATCGAGACGGCGTATTACCTGGTCCACATGATGTCCGGGACCGAGGACTTCGCGAAGGAGGACCGCCGGGCGGCGGAGAACTTCGGGGGCGCGGCACGCTCGGCCGGGGTGCGCCGGATCATCTACCTCGGCGGGCTCGGCGACGACGACGACCCGGCCCTCTCGCCTCACCTCCGCAGCCGGCACGAGGTGGGCCGCATCCTCCGCGACTCCGGCGTCGAGACGGTCGAGCTCCGGGCCTCGATGGTCGTCGGCGCGGGGAGCCTGTCGTTCGAGCTGATGAAGTCGCTGACCGAGCGGCTCCCCGTGATGCTGTGCCCGCGATGGCTCTCCACGGATTGCCAGCCGATCGCCATCGAGGACCTCCTCGCCTACCTCCTCGCGGCGAAGGACCTGCCGCCGGGCCAGAGCCGCGTCGTCGAGATCGGCGGCGCCGACGTCTGCACCTACGCGGACCTGATCCGCGAGTACGCCCGGCTGAAGGGCCTCCGCCGCACCCTGATCTCGGTCCCGGTCCTGACCCCGTACCTCTCGGGCCTCTGGCTCGCGCTCGTCACGCCGACGAAATCCGAGGTCGGCCGCCACCTGATCGAGGGCCTCAAGAACCCGACCGTGGTCCGCGACCGCTCCGCCCCGGAGGCCTTCCCGCAGATCCGCCCGATCGGCATCCGCGAGGCCATCCGCAGGGCGATCGAGGCCGGACGCGAGTCGTGA
- a CDS encoding FHA domain-containing protein, translating into MPNPLTIGSRSDCDLVLNRASVSGRHCRLTRDPEGLLLEDLGSTNGTFFRGERITGPRRIDPTPGDTLYLGSCPLLCEEALAHLDRPAVEVIIGRGLACGLVIDQPMVSTRHARLFRRDGLLHLEDLGSANGTFVNGQRIRGPVEIAFSDAVSLGSWLLDIPDAVARLDRAVEEAPIAREGPDARPALETDDPAESTPPAASAAVDVGPAPVRRVRPWRLLAVVAATCLVAGAVAWTPGKSVPATLSSTAVLAMAAGLALGLLPRDAATIVPRRGTCSAELSAGTVGVLASICAALSIVVWMVIARAAGLTAPSMTASVLLILTSLAGMASSLAILALVRRPSKAWAVAGAATLLGVMLGGFVPALPSMPGLAARASGLSPARWAFEGLLILECGEQAPDPGAADRVASHSDAMETYFPAASHRMGLAADVLALVLLLGGSAGLAGFLAMDRHATGDTSVPAPEHA; encoded by the coding sequence ATGCCCAATCCGCTGACGATCGGATCGAGGTCGGATTGCGACCTCGTCCTCAATCGCGCGTCGGTCTCGGGCCGGCATTGCCGCCTCACGCGCGACCCGGAGGGGCTTCTCCTCGAGGATTTGGGATCGACCAACGGGACGTTCTTCCGCGGCGAGCGCATCACGGGCCCTCGTCGCATCGACCCGACCCCGGGCGACACGCTCTACCTCGGGAGCTGTCCCCTACTCTGCGAAGAGGCCCTGGCGCACCTCGACCGACCCGCGGTGGAGGTCATCATCGGCCGGGGCCTGGCGTGCGGGCTCGTGATCGACCAGCCCATGGTCTCGACCAGGCATGCGCGGCTCTTCCGGAGAGACGGCCTGCTCCACCTCGAGGATCTGGGATCGGCGAACGGCACATTCGTGAATGGCCAACGCATTCGGGGGCCGGTCGAGATCGCGTTCAGCGATGCGGTGAGCCTGGGCTCCTGGCTCCTGGACATCCCCGACGCGGTGGCGAGGCTGGATCGAGCCGTCGAGGAGGCCCCGATCGCTAGGGAAGGGCCGGACGCGAGGCCCGCCCTCGAGACGGACGATCCCGCTGAGTCAACGCCGCCGGCGGCATCGGCGGCGGTCGACGTTGGTCCGGCTCCCGTCCGACGCGTCCGCCCGTGGCGTCTCCTCGCCGTGGTCGCGGCGACTTGCCTGGTCGCGGGCGCCGTCGCCTGGACGCCCGGAAAGAGTGTGCCGGCGACCCTGTCCTCGACCGCGGTGCTGGCGATGGCGGCGGGCCTTGCGCTCGGGCTCTTGCCGCGCGACGCGGCGACGATCGTCCCCCGACGAGGCACCTGTTCGGCGGAGTTGTCGGCCGGGACGGTCGGCGTCCTGGCCTCGATCTGCGCGGCCCTGAGTATCGTGGTGTGGATGGTGATCGCGAGGGCGGCCGGTCTCACCGCCCCGTCGATGACGGCCTCGGTCCTCCTGATCCTGACGTCACTCGCCGGGATGGCGTCGTCGCTCGCGATCCTGGCGCTCGTAAGGCGCCCGTCGAAGGCCTGGGCGGTCGCCGGCGCCGCGACGCTGCTCGGCGTCATGCTGGGCGGCTTCGTGCCGGCGCTGCCCTCCATGCCGGGACTTGCGGCCCGCGCCTCCGGCCTGTCGCCGGCGCGTTGGGCCTTCGAGGGGCTGCTCATCCTGGAATGCGGTGAGCAGGCCCCCGACCCGGGGGCGGCCGACCGGGTGGCGTCCCACTCCGACGCGATGGAGACCTATTTCCCGGCCGCCTCGCATCGCATGGGGCTGGCGGCGGACGTGCTGGCGCTCGTGCTCCTGCTCGGCGGATCGGCCGGCCTCGCCGGGTTCCTGGCCATGGACCGGCACGCGACCGGCGACACCTCCGTGCCGGCGCCGGAGCATGCGTAG
- a CDS encoding M48 family metalloprotease: MAAARPAPPPAPATADPTPAAAPAAVKSAARGPVTQQDLVVVNAWFGRPMAARKWDLSRVTAEQEAELGRELHDLVLAFYKPVADGSLKRRVLEAADPIWEARSRKDLGEPNITILDSDAVVAFSHPGGYIYLTRGLLDWIGEEDDEVLQFALAHEVHHIDGNDALRCLSDPKVQALPFGTATLFYLLIFPRAYTDKMEYDADAWAYLQMRRLRYSDRMSLMFLEKLNHSADRDADLLEGRALPGAKGLASLFENHYRAHPSIRTRLKKIRELSSAGTSKKN; this comes from the coding sequence GTGGCCGCCGCGAGACCGGCCCCGCCTCCCGCTCCCGCCACGGCCGATCCGACGCCGGCGGCCGCTCCTGCCGCGGTCAAATCGGCCGCCCGCGGCCCGGTCACGCAGCAGGACCTCGTCGTCGTCAACGCCTGGTTCGGCAGGCCGATGGCGGCTCGGAAATGGGACCTCAGCCGCGTCACGGCCGAGCAGGAGGCGGAGCTGGGTCGCGAGCTCCACGACCTGGTGCTCGCCTTCTACAAGCCCGTCGCGGACGGCTCGCTCAAGCGCCGGGTGCTCGAGGCGGCCGATCCGATCTGGGAGGCCCGGTCGCGGAAGGATCTCGGGGAGCCGAATATCACCATCCTGGACTCCGATGCGGTCGTCGCCTTCTCGCACCCCGGCGGCTACATCTACCTTACGCGCGGGCTGCTCGACTGGATCGGCGAGGAGGACGACGAGGTCCTCCAGTTCGCCCTGGCCCACGAGGTCCATCACATCGACGGCAACGACGCCCTGCGTTGCCTGTCGGACCCCAAGGTCCAGGCCCTGCCCTTCGGCACGGCGACCCTTTTCTACCTGCTCATCTTCCCGAGGGCCTACACCGACAAGATGGAGTACGACGCCGACGCCTGGGCTTACCTCCAGATGCGACGCCTCCGGTACAGCGATCGCATGAGCCTCATGTTCCTCGAGAAGCTCAATCATTCCGCCGACAGGGACGCGGACCTCCTGGAGGGTCGGGCGTTGCCCGGCGCCAAGGGCCTCGCGTCGCTCTTCGAAAACCACTACCGCGCCCACCCCTCGATCCGGACCCGGCTCAAGAAAATCCGCGAGTTGTCGTCGGCCGGGACCTCGAAGAAGAACTGA
- a CDS encoding DUF1990 family protein — protein sequence MVSLTHPSAEAIRAFLASQSEFPLTYASSRGDATEPPPGYVVDHTRARIGRGEEAFARAKAALERWQQVRLGWVEARPDDAPIRTGQEVAIVARRFGVWWLSACRIVRVLDDPGPGRRFGFAYGTLPDHVGIGEERFLVEWDRSTGEVWYDILAFSRPNWLVSRIFYGYMRRLQRRFGRDSAAAMKRLVGGQPDRPIEETDDHAT from the coding sequence ATGGTCTCACTGACGCACCCGTCCGCGGAAGCCATCCGCGCCTTCCTGGCCTCGCAGTCGGAGTTCCCGCTCACCTACGCCAGCTCCCGCGGGGACGCGACCGAGCCGCCGCCCGGATACGTCGTGGACCATACGAGGGCCCGGATCGGCCGCGGCGAGGAGGCCTTCGCCCGGGCCAAGGCGGCCCTGGAACGCTGGCAGCAGGTCCGCCTGGGATGGGTCGAGGCCCGGCCCGACGACGCCCCGATCCGCACCGGCCAGGAGGTCGCGATCGTCGCCCGCCGGTTCGGCGTCTGGTGGCTCAGCGCCTGCCGGATCGTGCGGGTGCTGGACGACCCCGGGCCGGGCCGTCGCTTCGGATTCGCCTACGGCACGCTCCCCGACCATGTGGGCATCGGCGAGGAGCGGTTCCTCGTCGAATGGGACCGGTCCACCGGCGAGGTCTGGTACGACATCCTCGCCTTCTCGCGGCCCAACTGGCTGGTGAGCCGGATCTTCTACGGCTACATGAGGCGCCTCCAGCGACGCTTCGGCCGGGACTCGGCCGCCGCCATGAAGCGGCTGGTCGGGGGCCAACCGGACCGGCCCATCGAGGAGACGGATGATCATGCGACCTGA